The window ctttttaaccATTATTTTATCTCACATCTTCAAACAATCTTTTCTCAAATAGAAGGGAAACGAGAAATTagaagtagtagtagtattatgAACTAGGCTATTATTTTTTACAAAAGAAAGAACTCAAATATCTGAGAACAAGAAGTGATCTGAGATCTCTAGCTATTACTTACATTCTACGTGGTACATGAAACTAGGAGTACTATCCCGTGTAATATATTATGCAATctagattttgtaatggtttacACAGTAGacattttatatataatatatatactaaaaaaaaaaaaaaaaaaaaagcaaggaaGTATGAATACGTTGAGTTGGTGTGATTTTACAAGTCAAAGATTTTGGTGGCAAGTCCCCCCACCGAGCTGATCCACCAGCTCTCCCAACAATTCCTCAAAAATTTGTATCTCGAATTCTCCACTGATCTCTCTGTAGCCTTCAAACCTCTGAATCTCCTTGCTCAGTGGTATCCAATTCGACCGAATCGTGTCTTTTTCTGCCAATTCGCAAATTTCACCCCACATGTTGGCAGAATTATTCTGCCTTCCACGATCATTCTTCCTCAACTCAACGCATTTGCCTTCGCTACGAGTCCTAGATTTACCAGAAGCATTGCTTGTCAAACTCTTATCAACGTACTGATGATTCAGCTTCCTATAATTCTCAAGTTCTTCTGTTAAAGTCCTCCTTGACTTTGAATTCGTCAATCGTGAGAGCCCCTCTGTCGCAACATATTCAAAACTCAGCCAGAGAGCAATGAAGTTCACTAAAGTTATACTACTATAGTTAATATTGAAAGAAAAATCgaatttagaagaaaaaaaatgtgaagCCAAGAAGCAAACCTGAGCTCGTAACTTCTGGATCACATGGGAATTTCACGAtatccaaaacagaatttgggcTGGAATTTTCAGAATCAGAGCAATCTGATTCTACTTTCTTTACTGGCAAGCAAtcatcttttctcttcttcatccTTCTTCGGAATTCATTCTCAGGTTTGCGGTTTATGGGCTTTGCCCTGCTTTCGACTTCCTTCCCCTCAAATGAATTTTGGGAAGAACTAATACTCAGTGGACGAATACCGTCGCTCATTACTTCAGAAACAGCTCTTTGAGAAGCCTTCCTGGAATCCTTCGTCCGCTCTTGCTTCTGATTATTTAAAACATTCATGGgatcttgattttctttgttcttttcaTAAACATTCTCCCTTCTCCCCGTACTGCTCTGGGATTTATCGTTTGCTCCTCTGCCTCTTTGCTTCTTCTGCTTTGAACGCGTCTCCGATTTCCTACTTTCTTCACCTACAATAGTCTCAAAGCTAAGAACAAAAAAATCCTCATCTTCTAGCTCAAGAAATGTCGGAGCAGTCTCCCTGAAGCTCTTCACGCGTCTATGCCTCCCCTGAATTGACACAAGCTCCTTCATCAAATCCACAGAATTCATCGACCGGCTACGTTCAATTGAACTCGGACTTTTTTCAGCGGCAGAAAAATCGGTCTGAGGCAATGATTCTAAACCCATTAACCTTGCCACGATGCTCGGTGCGGCGGAGGACTCAACTCTCTCCTCTGCACTTACAGTACTAGTACATTGCAGCCTGTCAAGCTCCACGGAGACAGAGTCGTGGTCGGTGTCTTTGAAGTGATCAGAGGGGTGCGTGGGAAGGCTTTTAAGGCAAAGAAGTCGGCGGAAGACCCCGGCAATGCACCCAGCTGGGGTGCTCCTGGAATTGTGGACATTGCTACCGAAAGAAGTGGAGGCGGTGGTGGAGGTGATGGTCGAGGAGGCGGTGGATGAAGAGGAAGTCAAGAACTTCATGTTCTTTTCTGTTTGAATGAGAAGTacgagaagaaagaagaaagaaaaagtcagTTAGAGAGTTGAATTATTTGGAGTTGGAACTGGCAAAGAGAACAGTGAATGCGAGGAAAAGCGAATGGAGAAAAGCTAAGATAGATTTGAATGTTTGGAGGGATGGGAGACAGTGAAGCGGTGGTGGCGGGCTTtacatttgaatctaaagggaAGCGTGTTACTATATTGTAATGTAATGTAAGCAGTTTGATGGAGAAAGGAAGGAAGTTATGTTCCCACGCGCTGCGAGCAGTCAATTTGTGCAATTTGTCTTATCCGAATTGGCTCCATCAAATGGTGTGTACCGCTAACGACTGAGCATGCCTACCTTGGCAATCAGTCATAGCATCTGTCGAACAAAGGCTGCATAGAGTGGAGTTTTGGTCTGAAATCCGAATGGACTCTAAGAGAGCATGCCCACTACTATTAGATCATGATTAGATTTGGCTTGCATTGCTCAATGGGATAGGATCAAGTGAGATGTAGTTTAATGATGAATAGAATTTGTTGGCATTTACGACCAAGAATCATTGGATAATCTCGAAACAAGTACTGGTGCAACTAATTAAGACAATCTATAGGATTGTTCAGGTTGATGCTTTTCTTGCAACCTATCTAATGCCTATAAACCAAATGGTCGAATTAGAAACGTTTTCGCTGGTAAAACGCTTTCTTCTTTCTATGCGCGCAGGTGAATGTGGGAGGATGAGGTGAAGACTCAAGAGAGTCAAGATGGTGAGAGTGGGTGAAAATTGTCAGGGAGGGAGGACGGAAGACAATAGTAGTGAGTGAGGGAAAATTCTTTTTGGGCATTGGGAGGTGGGGTTTGCTGATCGATCAGCCGAAGAAAGAAACTGACCTTGCCT is drawn from Coffea arabica cultivar ET-39 chromosome 1c, Coffea Arabica ET-39 HiFi, whole genome shotgun sequence and contains these coding sequences:
- the LOC140036760 gene encoding uncharacterized protein gives rise to the protein MKFLTSSSSTASSTITSTTASTSFGSNVHNSRSTPAGCIAGVFRRLLCLKSLPTHPSDHFKDTDHDSVSVELDRLQCTSTVSAEERVESSAAPSIVARLMGLESLPQTDFSAAEKSPSSIERSRSMNSVDLMKELVSIQGRHRRVKSFRETAPTFLELEDEDFFVLSFETIVGEESRKSETRSKQKKQRGRGANDKSQSSTGRRENVYEKNKENQDPMNVLNNQKQERTKDSRKASQRAVSEVMSDGIRPLSISSSQNSFEGKEVESRAKPINRKPENEFRRRMKKRKDDCLPVKKVESDCSDSENSSPNSVLDIVKFPCDPEVTSSEGLSRLTNSKSRRTLTEELENYRKLNHQYVDKSLTSNASGKSRTRSEGKCVELRKNDRGRQNNSANMWGEICELAEKDTIRSNWIPLSKEIQRFEGYREISGEFEIQIFEELLGELVDQLGGGTCHQNL